One genomic segment of Streptomyces sp. TLI_146 includes these proteins:
- a CDS encoding non-ribosomal peptide synthetase, whose translation MYPVSFAQRRLWFLNRMAETGPAYNCPLTTRLSGRLDWVALAAALEDVALRHEVLRTVYPEVDGEPVQKVLDRTPTLRRVEMTEDALPAALAAEAGHVFDLTGELPVRATLFALGGEEFVLSLVIHHIATDGWSWGPLLGGLATAYEARREGRAPEFAPLPVQYADYAAWQRETLGEEDDPQSVIAEQLGYWRQELAALPAELALPYDRPRPAVASFAGGSVPVELDAALHARLAEVAQEHGCTLFMALQAGLAVLLSRLGAGEDIPLGTVVAGRGEEALDDLVGFFVNTLVLRTDVSGDPSFAELLERVREADLEAYERQDVPFERVVEALNPERSLARHPLFQVMMTLESGAGPAFALPGVACAEQPVGWDVAKFDLTVDFHERRAADGTPAGITGALEYATDLFDRESATSIAAALSRVLEQLAADPARPAALADPLSAEQRHLVLSGWNDTAAPVPEQMLPQLFEAQAQRTPDATALVFGDTALSFAELNSRANSLAHRLVAHGVGPEDLVALALPRSAESVIALLAVLKAGAAFVPVDTDYPAERIAKLLATSTTVVTDRATAPHLPATAAGHVLVDAPGHFPSGDLGRAIHPHHAAYVIHTSGSTGEPKGVVIDHAGLRNLYAFHRAGVIARAEERGDGSPLRMALTAALSFDTSWEGLLWMVAGHELHLVDDDTRRDAAALVRHIAATGIDALDVTPTYAEQLVEEGLLDGPGHRPGVLLLGGEAAGRALWSRVRAAEGLLCHNLYGPTECSVDTLWWDAADSQEPLVGLPLANTRAYVLDERLRPVGPGVAGELYLAGSGLARGYLGRPALTAGRFVACPFEPGARMYRTGDLVRWTAGGALDYLGRADDQVKIRGFRIEPGEVEAALRRCPQVAQAAVIARDGGVGGKRLVAYVIAAAGHSVQAATLRKQLAEHLPDHMIPSAFVAVESFPMNRNGKLDRPALPAPDFSAESASRAPRGLREEILAALFAQVLGVPSIGAEDSFFDLGGHSLLATRLLSRVRSALGAELGIRDLFQHPTVAGLAIRLGSADGPDRARPALAPALERPAAPPLSPAQRRLWFLSRAGQGAAYHCPFALRLRGPLDTDALAAALTDVTGRHEALRTVFPETHGEPYQRVLPAADATVRPDLVACGPEEPGAALEALLAEPFDLAARPPVRAALYRTADDEHVLALVVHHIALDGWSWGPLFNDLAQAYEARRDGRAPEFAPLPVQYVDYTLWQRELLGQEDDPAAPMARQLAFWRGALADAPAELALPYDRPRPATPGFTGAAVPIEVDAALHANLLQLAREHGCTVFMVVQAALAVLLSRLGAGSDIPIGTPVAGRGEEALDDLVGFFVNTLVLRTDVSGDPTFADLLGRVREADLQAYEHQDVPFERVVEVLNPERSLARHPLFQVMLQVQDDSDGALELAGLDVRPEPFRFDVAQFDLTVDIQQRSTADGAPAGIAGHVEYAAELFDRATAETVATGLARVLGQLAAEPHRPVADADPLTEADRHRLLTGWNDTALPVPAATVPELFAAQAARTPQATALVHDGTRLTFAELDARANRLAQLLIAAGAGPERVVALALPRSADSVAALLAVLKAGAAFVHLDTDYPDERIAHMLADSAPALLVSDSATAARLPLDGTARLPRILLDDEPATAAHSTAGPDRAPRPGDAAYLVYTSGSTGRPKGVVVDHAALRNLHAFHRAHTMTTAEQATGGRQLRVALAASLSFDASLDGLMWLVAGHELHLIGDSVRRDAAAFVRHIAATALDVVDVTPTHAAQLVEEGLLDTPPSVLLIGGEAADEQLWTRLRHTDNLVAFNLYGPTECTVDALWWQISRSARPLVGEPVSNTRAYVLDEALRPVAPGVRGELYLAGAGLARGYLGRPGLTAERFVACPFEPGARMYRTGDLVRWTADGVLDYLGRTDDQVKIRGFRIELGEIEAALASAPGVAQAAVAVRRDGPGGDRLVAYTVPAQGVAAAVEADELRAHLGAVLPDHMVPSAFVVLEAFPRTPNDKLDRAALPAPQGPRTAGAAPRTPREQAMADLFAEVLDLPRGSVGAYDGFFALGGHSLLAARLMSRVRETLGEELGVQDLFAAPTVAGLAARAATGRTDDEPTAPLITLQPGTGAQPPLFCVHPGAGIGWVYRELLDHLGPDRPVHALQARALSEAGARPASVAEMAEDYAALIRTVQPSGPYHLLGWSFGALVAHAVAVRLREAGQEVAAPVLLDGYPGAEEAAAMADPLRELLESLGYPAGPVPATGPLSLPDFLRTARTQDGPLAALDEKTVAALGETFAHHDTLAAGHRPAVFDGDLTLVSAAHEPGTPDPRTWRPYLTGRITHHQAPCTHGEMMTPKPASEIGALLRQALPGESLPADGLLGEALVRR comes from the coding sequence GTGTACCCCGTTTCCTTCGCCCAGCGACGGCTGTGGTTCCTCAACCGGATGGCCGAGACCGGCCCGGCCTACAACTGCCCCCTGACCACCCGCCTGAGCGGCCGGCTCGACTGGGTGGCGCTGGCTGCGGCCCTGGAGGACGTGGCCCTGCGGCACGAGGTGCTGCGGACCGTCTACCCCGAGGTGGACGGCGAGCCCGTACAGAAGGTCCTCGACCGCACCCCCACCCTGCGCAGGGTCGAGATGACCGAGGACGCCCTGCCGGCCGCCCTCGCCGCCGAGGCGGGCCACGTCTTCGACCTGACCGGTGAACTGCCGGTACGGGCCACTCTGTTCGCGCTGGGAGGCGAGGAGTTCGTCCTGTCCCTGGTGATCCACCACATCGCCACGGACGGCTGGTCGTGGGGCCCGCTCCTGGGCGGCCTCGCCACGGCGTACGAGGCGCGTCGCGAGGGGCGTGCGCCCGAGTTCGCGCCGCTGCCGGTGCAGTACGCCGACTACGCCGCATGGCAGCGCGAGACGCTGGGCGAGGAGGACGACCCGCAGAGCGTGATCGCCGAGCAGCTCGGCTACTGGCGCCAGGAGCTGGCCGCGCTTCCGGCGGAGCTGGCGCTGCCGTACGACCGGCCGCGTCCGGCGGTGGCGAGCTTCGCGGGCGGTTCGGTGCCGGTGGAGCTGGACGCCGCCCTGCACGCGCGCCTGGCCGAGGTGGCCCAGGAGCACGGCTGCACCCTGTTCATGGCCCTCCAGGCCGGTCTCGCGGTGCTGCTGTCGCGGCTGGGGGCGGGGGAGGACATCCCGCTGGGCACGGTGGTGGCCGGGCGGGGTGAGGAGGCGCTGGACGATCTGGTCGGGTTCTTCGTCAACACCCTGGTGCTGCGCACCGATGTGTCGGGCGACCCCAGCTTCGCCGAGCTCCTGGAGCGGGTGCGGGAGGCGGATCTGGAGGCGTACGAGCGCCAGGACGTGCCCTTCGAGCGGGTCGTGGAGGCGCTCAACCCCGAGCGCTCCCTCGCCCGCCACCCCCTCTTCCAGGTCATGATGACCCTGGAGAGCGGCGCGGGCCCGGCGTTCGCGCTGCCCGGGGTGGCCTGCGCCGAGCAGCCGGTCGGCTGGGACGTCGCCAAGTTCGACCTGACCGTGGACTTCCACGAAAGGCGGGCCGCGGACGGCACGCCGGCCGGAATCACCGGAGCGCTGGAGTACGCCACCGACCTCTTCGACCGGGAGAGCGCCACCTCGATCGCCGCCGCGCTGAGCCGCGTACTGGAACAGCTGGCCGCCGACCCGGCGCGGCCGGCCGCGCTCGCCGACCCCCTCAGCGCCGAGCAGCGCCACCTGGTCCTGAGCGGGTGGAACGACACCGCGGCCCCGGTCCCCGAGCAGATGTTGCCCCAGCTGTTCGAGGCACAGGCGCAGCGCACGCCGGACGCGACCGCCCTTGTCTTCGGGGACACCGCGCTCAGCTTCGCCGAACTCAACAGCCGGGCCAACTCCCTCGCCCACCGCCTGGTCGCGCACGGCGTGGGACCCGAGGACCTGGTCGCTCTGGCGCTGCCCCGCTCGGCGGAGTCGGTCATCGCGCTGCTGGCGGTGCTCAAGGCCGGAGCCGCGTTCGTGCCCGTCGACACCGACTACCCGGCCGAGCGCATCGCCAAGCTGCTCGCCACCTCGACCACGGTCGTCACCGACCGCGCCACCGCACCCCACCTGCCGGCCACGGCCGCAGGCCACGTCCTCGTCGACGCCCCCGGCCACTTCCCCTCCGGCGACCTGGGCCGCGCGATCCACCCGCACCACGCCGCCTACGTCATCCACACCTCCGGATCCACCGGTGAGCCCAAGGGCGTGGTGATCGACCACGCCGGACTGCGCAACCTCTACGCCTTCCACCGCGCCGGGGTCATCGCCCGCGCCGAGGAGCGGGGCGACGGCAGCCCGCTGCGCATGGCGCTGACCGCGGCCCTCTCCTTCGACACCTCCTGGGAGGGACTGCTGTGGATGGTGGCGGGCCATGAGCTGCACCTCGTCGACGACGACACCCGCCGCGACGCCGCCGCCCTGGTCCGGCACATCGCCGCGACCGGTATCGACGCGCTCGACGTGACACCCACCTACGCCGAACAGCTCGTCGAGGAAGGCCTGCTGGACGGGCCCGGCCACCGCCCGGGCGTGCTGCTGCTGGGCGGCGAGGCGGCGGGCCGGGCCCTGTGGAGCAGGGTCCGCGCCGCCGAGGGCCTGCTCTGCCACAACCTCTACGGCCCCACCGAGTGCAGCGTCGACACCCTGTGGTGGGACGCCGCCGACAGCCAGGAGCCGCTGGTGGGCCTCCCCCTCGCCAACACCCGCGCCTATGTCCTGGACGAGCGGCTGCGCCCGGTCGGCCCGGGCGTCGCGGGCGAGCTCTACCTGGCGGGTTCGGGCCTGGCCCGCGGCTATCTGGGCCGCCCCGCCCTGACCGCAGGCCGCTTCGTGGCCTGCCCGTTCGAGCCGGGCGCACGGATGTACCGCACCGGCGACCTGGTCCGCTGGACGGCCGGCGGCGCGCTCGACTACCTCGGCCGCGCCGACGACCAGGTCAAGATCCGCGGCTTCCGCATCGAGCCCGGCGAGGTGGAGGCCGCGCTGCGCCGCTGCCCGCAGGTCGCCCAGGCCGCGGTGATCGCCCGCGACGGCGGCGTGGGCGGCAAGCGCCTGGTGGCGTACGTCATCGCGGCCGCGGGCCACAGCGTGCAGGCGGCCACCTTGCGCAAGCAGCTCGCCGAGCACCTGCCCGACCACATGATCCCCTCGGCGTTCGTGGCCGTGGAGAGCTTCCCCATGAACCGCAACGGCAAGCTGGACCGCCCCGCGCTGCCCGCGCCCGACTTCAGCGCCGAGAGCGCCTCCCGGGCCCCGCGCGGCCTGCGCGAGGAGATCCTGGCGGCCCTGTTCGCCCAGGTGCTCGGCGTGCCCTCGATCGGCGCCGAGGACAGCTTCTTCGACCTCGGCGGACACTCCCTGCTCGCCACCCGGCTGCTCTCGCGGGTCCGTTCGGCGCTCGGCGCCGAGCTCGGCATCCGCGACCTCTTCCAGCACCCCACCGTCGCCGGGCTCGCCATTCGCCTCGGCAGCGCGGACGGCCCTGACCGGGCGCGTCCGGCGCTCGCCCCGGCACTGGAGCGCCCCGCCGCCCCGCCGCTGTCTCCCGCCCAGCGCCGCCTGTGGTTCCTCAGCCGGGCCGGCCAGGGCGCCGCCTACCACTGCCCGTTCGCCCTGCGGCTGCGCGGCCCGCTGGACACCGACGCCCTGGCCGCGGCGCTCACGGATGTGACCGGCCGCCACGAGGCGCTGCGCACGGTGTTCCCCGAAACACACGGCGAGCCCTACCAGCGGGTGCTGCCCGCCGCCGACGCCACGGTCCGCCCCGACCTCGTCGCGTGCGGGCCCGAGGAGCCCGGCGCCGCACTCGAAGCCCTGCTGGCCGAGCCGTTCGACCTGGCGGCCCGCCCGCCGGTGCGCGCGGCGCTCTACCGCACGGCCGACGACGAGCACGTCCTCGCGCTCGTCGTGCACCACATCGCTCTGGACGGCTGGTCCTGGGGCCCGCTCTTCAACGATCTGGCCCAGGCGTACGAGGCGCGCCGCGACGGGCGTGCGCCCGAGTTCGCTCCGCTGCCGGTGCAGTACGTCGACTACACGCTCTGGCAGCGCGAACTGCTGGGCCAGGAGGACGACCCGGCCGCGCCGATGGCCCGTCAACTCGCCTTCTGGCGCGGCGCGCTGGCGGATGCCCCGGCAGAGCTGGCGCTGCCCTACGACCGGCCGCGCCCGGCCACGCCGGGCTTCACCGGCGCGGCCGTGCCCATCGAAGTGGACGCCGCCCTCCACGCGAACCTGCTCCAACTGGCCCGCGAGCACGGCTGCACCGTGTTCATGGTGGTCCAGGCCGCTCTCGCGGTGCTCCTGTCCCGCCTCGGCGCCGGCAGTGACATCCCGATCGGCACCCCGGTGGCCGGGCGCGGTGAGGAGGCCCTGGACGACCTGGTCGGGTTCTTCGTCAACACGCTGGTGCTGCGCACCGACGTATCGGGCGACCCCACCTTCGCCGACCTCCTCGGCCGCGTCCGCGAGGCGGATCTGCAGGCGTACGAGCACCAGGACGTGCCCTTCGAGCGGGTCGTGGAGGTACTCAACCCCGAGCGCTCCCTCGCCCGCCACCCCCTCTTCCAGGTCATGCTCCAAGTGCAGGACGACAGCGACGGAGCCCTGGAGCTGGCCGGCCTGGACGTGCGCCCCGAGCCGTTCCGCTTCGACGTGGCCCAGTTCGACCTGACCGTGGACATCCAACAGCGCTCCACCGCCGACGGCGCCCCGGCGGGCATCGCCGGACACGTGGAGTACGCGGCCGAACTCTTCGACCGGGCCACCGCGGAGACGGTGGCCACCGGGCTGGCCCGGGTGCTCGGGCAGCTGGCGGCCGAGCCGCACCGGCCCGTCGCGGACGCCGACCCGCTGACGGAGGCGGACCGCCACCGGTTGCTGACGGGGTGGAACGACACCGCGCTGCCCGTGCCGGCCGCCACCGTGCCCGAGCTGTTCGCGGCGCAGGCCGCCCGCACCCCGCAGGCCACCGCGCTCGTCCACGACGGAACCCGGCTCACCTTCGCCGAGCTCGACGCCCGCGCCAACCGCCTCGCCCAGCTCCTGATCGCCGCCGGCGCCGGGCCCGAGCGGGTGGTCGCACTGGCGCTGCCCCGCTCGGCCGACTCCGTCGCCGCCCTGCTGGCCGTCCTCAAGGCGGGCGCCGCCTTCGTCCACCTCGACACCGACTACCCCGACGAGCGGATCGCCCACATGCTGGCCGACTCCGCCCCGGCACTCCTGGTCAGCGACAGCGCGACCGCCGCCCGTCTGCCTCTGGACGGCACTGCCCGGTTGCCCCGGATCCTCCTGGACGACGAGCCGGCCACCGCAGCCCACTCCACTGCCGGACCGGACCGGGCGCCGCGCCCCGGCGACGCCGCGTACCTCGTCTACACCTCCGGCTCCACCGGCCGCCCCAAGGGCGTCGTCGTCGACCACGCGGCCCTGCGCAACCTCCACGCCTTCCACCGCGCCCACACCATGACCACGGCCGAACAGGCCACCGGGGGCCGGCAGTTGCGCGTGGCGCTCGCCGCCTCGCTCTCCTTCGACGCGTCCCTGGACGGCCTGATGTGGCTGGTGGCCGGGCACGAGCTCCACCTGATCGGCGACAGCGTCCGCCGCGACGCGGCCGCCTTCGTCCGCCACATCGCGGCGACCGCCCTCGACGTCGTCGACGTCACCCCCACCCACGCCGCGCAACTGGTCGAGGAGGGACTGCTCGACACCCCGCCGAGCGTGCTCCTCATCGGCGGCGAGGCTGCGGACGAGCAGCTGTGGACCCGGCTGCGCCACACCGACAACCTGGTCGCCTTCAACCTGTACGGACCGACCGAGTGCACCGTCGACGCCCTGTGGTGGCAGATCTCCCGCAGCGCACGCCCCCTGGTCGGCGAGCCCGTCTCCAACACCCGCGCCTATGTGCTGGACGAGGCCCTGCGCCCGGTGGCCCCGGGTGTACGCGGCGAGCTCTACCTTGCCGGGGCCGGGCTCGCCCGCGGCTACCTGGGCCGGCCGGGGCTGACCGCCGAGCGGTTCGTGGCCTGCCCGTTCGAGCCGGGCGCACGGATGTACCGCACCGGCGACCTGGTCCGCTGGACGGCCGACGGCGTCCTGGACTACCTCGGACGCACCGACGACCAGGTCAAGATCCGTGGATTCCGCATCGAACTCGGTGAGATCGAGGCCGCCCTCGCGAGCGCCCCGGGCGTCGCCCAGGCGGCGGTCGCCGTACGGCGCGACGGGCCGGGCGGCGACCGGCTGGTCGCCTACACCGTCCCGGCGCAGGGCGTCGCCGCGGCCGTGGAAGCGGACGAACTGCGGGCCCACCTGGGCGCCGTACTCCCGGATCACATGGTGCCCTCGGCGTTCGTCGTGCTGGAGGCGTTCCCACGTACGCCCAATGACAAGCTCGACCGGGCCGCGCTGCCCGCCCCCCAGGGCCCCCGTACGGCAGGTGCGGCTCCGCGCACCCCCAGGGAGCAGGCCATGGCGGACCTGTTCGCCGAGGTCCTGGACCTGCCGCGGGGCAGCGTCGGCGCGTACGACGGCTTCTTCGCGCTCGGCGGGCACTCCCTGCTGGCCGCCCGGCTGATGTCCCGCGTCCGCGAGACGCTGGGCGAGGAGCTGGGTGTCCAGGACCTGTTCGCCGCCCCGACCGTCGCGGGCCTCGCCGCCCGCGCGGCCACCGGCCGCACCGACGACGAGCCGACGGCGCCGCTGATCACCCTCCAGCCCGGCACCGGCGCACAGCCGCCGCTGTTCTGCGTCCACCCGGGTGCGGGGATCGGCTGGGTCTACCGGGAACTCCTGGACCACCTCGGGCCCGACCGTCCCGTGCACGCCCTCCAGGCCCGCGCGCTCAGCGAGGCGGGGGCGCGCCCGGCGAGCGTGGCGGAGATGGCCGAGGACTACGCGGCCCTCATCCGCACCGTCCAGCCGTCCGGCCCCTACCACCTCCTCGGCTGGTCCTTCGGCGCCCTGGTCGCGCACGCGGTCGCGGTACGACTGCGCGAGGCGGGACAGGAAGTGGCGGCCCCGGTGCTCCTCGACGGCTACCCCGGCGCGGAGGAGGCGGCGGCGATGGCGGACCCGCTGCGCGAACTGCTGGAATCGCTCGGCTACCCGGCTGGCCCGGTGCCCGCCACCGGCCCGCTGTCCCTGCCGGACTTCCTGCGGACGGCCCGTACACAGGACGGCCCGCTGGCAGCGCTCGACGAGAAGACGGTCGCGGCGCTGGGCGAGACGTTCGCCCACCACGACACGCTCGCGGCCGGGCACCGCCCCGCCGTGTTCGACGGGGACCTCACCCTGGTGTCGGCCGCGCACGAGCCCGGCACACCGGATCCGCGGACCTGGCGGCCCTATCTGACGGGCCGGATCACCCACCATCAGGCGCCCTGCACCCACGGCGAGATGATGACGCCCAAACCGGCCTCCGAGATCGGTGCGCTGCTGCGCCAGGCGCTGCCCGGCGAGTCGCTGCCCGCCGATGGGCTGCTCGGTGAAGCGCTGGTGCGCCGATGA